A stretch of Acidimicrobiales bacterium DNA encodes these proteins:
- the pgi gene encoding glucose-6-phosphate isomerase, which yields MDITTTEEWQAVTALAADFDALELRRLFEDAGRADAMTLTVGDLVVDYSKHRVTGEILDALIALADRAGLTERVEAMLRGERINTTEDRAVLHTALRAPEDRVIEVDGSSHNVVSAVHDVLRKMTAFSDRVRDGDWVGHTGAAIETVVNIGIGGSDLGPVMAYEALAAHRHPRIRCRFVSNVDGSDIAAALADLDPATTLFVISSKTFTTVETLTNARSARGWLTAALGDEAVAKHFVAVSTNDVEVAAFGIDTNNMFGFWDWVGGRYSVDSAIGLSLMLAIGAEAFQEFLAGFRTVDEHFATAPLDRNVPALLGLIEVWYRTFNDLPTRAVLPYSRYLHRFPAYLQQLDMESNGKRVRADGEPVTYETGPIVWGEPGTNGQHSFHQLLHQGTTVVPCDFIVMARPDHTDAEFPGVEAHHDLLVANCLAQSEALAFGRTAAEVAAAGTDPALVPHRTFPGNRPSTTIMAPALTPSVLGQLIALYEHQVLTQGVVWGVNSFDQWGVELGKMLANAIVPELTDPSATLDHDASTNALIERYRTHRGGESTGV from the coding sequence ATGGACATCACGACGACCGAGGAATGGCAGGCGGTGACGGCGCTCGCCGCGGACTTCGACGCGCTCGAGCTGCGGCGGCTGTTCGAGGACGCCGGCCGGGCCGACGCGATGACGCTGACCGTGGGCGACCTCGTGGTCGACTACTCCAAGCACCGGGTGACCGGTGAGATCCTCGATGCCCTGATCGCGCTGGCCGACCGGGCCGGGCTCACGGAACGGGTCGAAGCCATGCTGCGGGGCGAGCGCATCAACACCACGGAGGACCGTGCGGTCCTCCACACCGCCCTGCGCGCTCCCGAGGACCGGGTGATCGAGGTCGACGGCTCGTCCCACAATGTCGTGTCCGCCGTCCACGACGTCCTGCGGAAGATGACCGCGTTCTCGGATCGCGTCCGCGACGGCGACTGGGTCGGCCACACGGGGGCTGCGATCGAGACGGTCGTCAACATCGGCATCGGGGGCTCCGACCTCGGCCCCGTCATGGCCTACGAGGCCCTCGCCGCCCATCGCCACCCCCGCATCCGCTGCCGCTTCGTCAGCAACGTCGACGGCAGCGACATCGCCGCCGCGCTGGCGGATCTCGACCCGGCCACCACCCTGTTCGTGATCTCGTCGAAGACGTTCACGACCGTCGAGACGTTGACCAACGCCCGCTCGGCCCGGGGCTGGCTCACCGCCGCGCTCGGCGACGAGGCCGTCGCGAAACACTTCGTCGCCGTGTCGACCAACGACGTCGAGGTCGCCGCGTTCGGCATCGACACGAACAACATGTTCGGCTTCTGGGACTGGGTCGGCGGTCGCTACTCGGTCGACTCGGCGATCGGGCTGTCGCTCATGCTGGCCATCGGGGCGGAGGCGTTCCAGGAGTTCCTGGCCGGCTTCCGCACGGTCGACGAGCACTTCGCCACCGCGCCGCTCGATCGGAACGTGCCCGCCCTCCTCGGCCTGATCGAGGTCTGGTACCGCACGTTCAACGACCTGCCGACCCGTGCGGTCCTCCCCTATTCGCGCTACCTGCACCGCTTCCCCGCCTACCTCCAACAGCTCGACATGGAGAGCAACGGCAAGCGGGTGCGGGCCGACGGCGAGCCTGTCACCTACGAGACCGGCCCGATCGTCTGGGGCGAACCCGGCACGAACGGCCAGCACTCCTTCCACCAACTGCTCCACCAGGGGACGACCGTGGTGCCGTGCGACTTCATCGTGATGGCCAGGCCTGACCACACCGACGCCGAGTTCCCCGGGGTCGAGGCCCACCACGACCTGCTCGTCGCCAACTGTCTCGCCCAGTCCGAGGCGCTCGCCTTCGGCAGGACGGCCGCCGAGGTCGCGGCGGCCGGGACGGACCCCGCCCTCGTCCCCCATCGCACGTTCCCGGGCAACCGGCCGTCGACGACGATCATGGCGCCGGCGCTCACCCCGTCCGTGCTCGGTCAGCTGATCGCCCTCTACGAGCACCAGGTCCTGACCCAGGGCGTCGTGTGGGGTGTGAACTCGTTCGATCAGTGGGGCGTCGAACTCGGGAAGATGCTGGCGAACGCCATCGTCCCCGAGCTCACGGACCCCTCGGCCACCCTCGACCACGACGCGTCCACCAACGCCCTCATCGAGCGCTACCGCACCCACCGCGGCGGAGAAAGTACGGGGGTCTGA